A single Prevotella sp. E15-22 DNA region contains:
- a CDS encoding TonB-dependent receptor domain-containing protein, translated as MNKLVYTLLFFIGVALNVQAQGVVRGKVLDKQNDEALQFVTVRLTDSAGKLAGGGMTDVKGAFNIQGLKDGNYTLQISLVGYKDVKRAVQITPQKRTVHFNAIYMAEDQKMLKEVQVTGQRSQMKLEVDRKTFTVDEVLAAAGGSVSDLLENIPSVEVTTDGEISLRGNSSVEVWINGKSSGLTSDNRAEILQQIPAESIERIEVIDNPSAKYSPEGTAGIINIILKRDRRAGYYGSVQTGVNNQKGWNVGGNINYSSKWVDAYANLGYRKRKGNGGNMSDQRYRANESSPFNSYQYSEGENNNNGGGLFARAGLTFHLSDDDDLSLAGMTMQGNRSNDNLTTYEYGSFDAAGNKTPDRQLNRQTWGDGKNHMYNVELSFTHKFNESGTHKLDAMVSFNKWNGDGSNEYLNDTTYLGTMASTYSYQYRPMDMNNRHWETRLDYENQINENFKIEAGYEGRFSHENTPQSSYEYAAAGQAQRLATDDPLLKEDPYFYNRFIYDSDIHALYATANMKFGKFGVMAGLRGEYWKVDTKSIDYYQNESPFKKDYFELFPSVFLNYELTPTSQIQLNVTRRLRRPWGGQLNSFKNTRDASMIEFGNPELTPEFTNAFSLNYLKTWTNHTLSLGTYYRPTTDVMQRIRYQGLYEGQNVMYMTNLNVAKSQSAGAELILKDKFLRILDLTTTLNAYYYKLDGFSTIVENQTVTGEGNENFAWDARVLASVILPYSISVQATGNYRSRSVITQGHRKANGSLDLGLRKTFLNKTFALALNWRDVFNTRKFENYTEGPTFWRHQKNYRDPRINLQLTWNFGNMTKKKPEREGEEGHGNGLDEDNNNTFGGGGGFE; from the coding sequence ATGAATAAACTAGTTTATACCCTATTATTTTTTATTGGTGTCGCACTCAACGTGCAGGCACAAGGTGTGGTTAGAGGAAAGGTGCTCGACAAACAGAACGACGAGGCACTGCAGTTTGTAACCGTGAGACTGACCGACAGCGCCGGCAAACTGGCTGGCGGCGGCATGACCGACGTGAAAGGTGCCTTCAACATTCAGGGCCTGAAGGACGGCAACTACACACTCCAGATTTCTTTGGTGGGCTATAAGGACGTGAAGCGCGCCGTACAGATTACGCCGCAGAAGCGCACTGTGCACTTCAACGCCATCTATATGGCCGAGGACCAGAAGATGCTGAAGGAGGTGCAGGTGACGGGTCAGCGCTCGCAGATGAAGTTGGAGGTGGACCGCAAGACGTTTACCGTGGACGAGGTGCTGGCAGCTGCTGGCGGCTCGGTGAGTGATCTGCTGGAAAACATCCCATCGGTGGAGGTGACCACCGACGGCGAGATCTCGCTGCGTGGCAACTCGAGCGTGGAGGTGTGGATCAACGGTAAGAGCAGCGGTCTGACCAGTGACAACCGTGCTGAGATTCTGCAGCAGATTCCTGCCGAGAGCATCGAGCGCATCGAGGTGATCGACAACCCCAGCGCCAAATACTCGCCTGAGGGCACAGCCGGCATCATCAACATCATCCTGAAGCGCGACCGTCGTGCTGGCTACTACGGCTCTGTGCAGACGGGCGTGAACAACCAGAAAGGATGGAACGTGGGTGGCAACATCAACTATTCTTCGAAGTGGGTGGATGCCTATGCCAACCTGGGCTATCGCAAGCGCAAGGGCAATGGTGGCAACATGAGCGACCAGCGCTATCGCGCCAACGAGAGCTCGCCCTTCAACAGCTATCAGTATAGCGAGGGCGAGAACAACAACAATGGTGGCGGACTCTTTGCTCGCGCTGGACTGACCTTCCACCTGAGCGATGACGACGACCTGTCGCTGGCCGGTATGACCATGCAGGGCAACCGCTCGAACGACAACCTGACGACGTATGAATATGGTTCGTTCGACGCTGCTGGCAACAAGACGCCCGACCGCCAGCTGAACCGTCAGACATGGGGCGACGGCAAGAACCACATGTATAACGTGGAACTGTCGTTCACGCATAAGTTCAATGAGAGTGGTACGCACAAGTTGGACGCTATGGTGTCGTTCAACAAATGGAACGGCGACGGCTCGAACGAGTATCTGAACGATACGACCTATCTGGGCACGATGGCCTCAACATACAGTTATCAGTACAGACCCATGGACATGAACAACCGCCACTGGGAGACGCGCCTGGACTATGAGAACCAGATAAACGAGAACTTCAAGATTGAGGCGGGCTATGAGGGTCGCTTCTCGCACGAGAACACGCCACAGAGCAGCTATGAGTATGCTGCCGCTGGACAGGCTCAGCGACTGGCTACGGACGACCCCCTGCTGAAGGAGGACCCCTACTTCTACAACCGCTTTATCTACGACAGCGACATCCACGCCCTTTATGCCACGGCCAACATGAAGTTTGGCAAGTTTGGCGTGATGGCTGGCCTGCGTGGCGAATACTGGAAGGTGGACACGAAGAGCATCGACTACTATCAGAACGAGTCGCCCTTCAAGAAGGATTACTTTGAGTTGTTCCCCTCTGTCTTCCTGAACTATGAACTGACACCCACGTCACAGATTCAGCTGAACGTCACACGTCGTCTGCGTCGTCCCTGGGGCGGACAGCTCAACTCGTTTAAGAACACGCGCGACGCCTCGATGATCGAGTTTGGTAACCCTGAGCTGACACCTGAGTTTACCAACGCTTTCTCGCTGAACTACCTGAAGACATGGACCAACCACACGCTGTCGCTGGGCACCTACTATCGCCCCACCACAGACGTGATGCAGCGCATCCGCTATCAGGGACTGTATGAGGGTCAGAACGTGATGTATATGACTAACCTCAACGTGGCCAAGAGTCAGAGTGCTGGTGCCGAGCTCATCCTGAAGGATAAGTTCCTGCGCATCCTCGACCTGACCACCACGCTGAACGCCTACTACTATAAGTTGGACGGCTTCTCGACCATCGTTGAGAACCAGACGGTGACGGGCGAGGGCAACGAGAACTTTGCCTGGGACGCTCGCGTGCTGGCCTCAGTGATCCTGCCCTACAGCATCTCTGTGCAGGCCACAGGCAACTATCGCTCGCGCTCAGTGATCACCCAGGGTCATCGCAAGGCTAACGGCTCGCTGGACCTGGGTCTGCGCAAAACATTCCTGAACAAGACCTTCGCACTGGCCCTGAACTGGCGCGACGTGTTTAACACCCGTAAGTTTGAGAACTATACTGAGGGTCCCACCTTCTGGCGCCATCAGAAGAACTATCGCGACCCACGCATCAACCTGCAGCTCACCTGGAACTTCGGCAACATGACGAAGAAGAAGCCTGAGCGCGAAGGCGAGGAAGGCCACGGCAACGGTCTGGACGAGGACAACAACAACACGTTTGGTGGTGGTGGCGGATTTGAGTAA
- a CDS encoding TlpA family protein disulfide reductase yields MKKVMMTMMMLAVAISLTASCGQRQQSAASIEQMTVEEGKMAPDFELPDLQGKPTKLSSLRGKYVVIDFWGAWCIWCVRGIPNMKEAYAKHKDKMEILGVDCRDTEAKWKAAVKEHELPWKQVRCPDDKFRGLMEQYSVEGFPTKVIVDPKGKIVKVVTGEDPSFYTFLDSLFE; encoded by the coding sequence ATGAAAAAAGTAATGATGACTATGATGATGCTCGCAGTAGCAATTTCGCTCACAGCATCGTGCGGACAGCGCCAGCAATCGGCTGCTAGTATAGAACAAATGACGGTGGAGGAAGGCAAGATGGCGCCCGACTTTGAACTGCCAGACCTGCAGGGCAAACCCACAAAACTTTCTTCGCTCAGGGGCAAGTATGTTGTCATCGACTTCTGGGGCGCCTGGTGCATCTGGTGTGTGCGTGGCATTCCCAACATGAAGGAGGCCTACGCGAAACACAAGGACAAGATGGAGATTCTGGGTGTGGACTGTCGCGACACGGAGGCTAAATGGAAGGCTGCCGTCAAGGAGCACGAACTGCCTTGGAAGCAGGTGCGCTGCCCAGATGATAAGTTTCGCGGCCTGATGGAGCAATACAGCGTTGAGGGCTTCCCCACCAAGGTCATTGTCGACCCTAAAGGCAAGATTGTTAAGGTGGTGACGGGCGAGGATCCTTCTTTCTATACCTTCCTCGACTCGCTGTTCGAATAA
- a CDS encoding sodium:alanine symporter family protein has protein sequence MEPINDFFSLLSSFLWGWPMVILLLGTHIFLTFRLGIPQRKLLTGIRLSVKKDAGADGDVSQFGALATALAATIGTGNIVGVATAVALGGPGAVLWCWLTGIFGMATKYAEGLLAVKYRVKGSDGHTYGGPMYALERGLDMKWLAILFAVFTALASFGIGCTVQANSIALLASETFGIPTWIIGISICVLTGSVILGGVKSIARVCTILVPFMAVLYVLGCLVILVMNGDFVWPAVQLIVQSAFNPSAAGGGFVGATVMMAARYGIARGLFSNESGMGSAPIVAAAAKTRNPVRQALVSSTGTFWDTVVICALTGLVLVSSILAYPDISYADGAALTKVAFSKIPYVGAPLLTFGILTFAFSTILGWSYYGESAVNYIEARRANRFYRILYIVALFFGSIISLDIIWNIADTMNAFMAIPNLIALLLLSGVAARETKKYLWGNRLDEEMEE, from the coding sequence ATGGAACCAATCAATGACTTCTTCTCGCTGCTCAGCTCGTTCTTGTGGGGCTGGCCCATGGTGATCCTCCTTTTGGGAACCCACATCTTCCTTACCTTTCGTCTGGGCATCCCCCAACGCAAGTTGCTCACGGGCATTCGCCTGTCGGTGAAGAAAGATGCAGGCGCCGACGGCGATGTGAGTCAGTTTGGAGCCTTGGCCACAGCCCTGGCGGCCACCATCGGCACAGGTAATATCGTGGGCGTGGCCACGGCCGTGGCACTGGGAGGTCCTGGTGCCGTGCTGTGGTGCTGGCTTACAGGCATCTTCGGCATGGCCACGAAATATGCCGAGGGACTGCTGGCTGTGAAATATCGTGTGAAGGGCAGCGACGGCCATACCTATGGCGGCCCAATGTATGCCCTCGAGCGAGGCCTCGACATGAAGTGGCTCGCCATCCTCTTTGCCGTCTTCACCGCCCTGGCGTCGTTTGGCATCGGCTGCACCGTGCAGGCCAACTCCATCGCCCTGCTGGCCAGCGAGACCTTCGGCATACCCACGTGGATTATCGGCATCAGCATCTGCGTGCTCACAGGCTCGGTCATCCTGGGTGGCGTCAAGTCGATTGCTCGCGTGTGCACCATCCTGGTGCCGTTCATGGCCGTGCTCTATGTGCTGGGCTGCCTCGTCATCCTGGTGATGAATGGCGATTTTGTGTGGCCAGCCGTGCAACTCATTGTGCAGTCGGCCTTCAACCCCTCGGCCGCAGGTGGCGGTTTTGTGGGTGCCACGGTGATGATGGCTGCCCGCTATGGCATCGCACGAGGCTTGTTCTCTAACGAGAGTGGCATGGGCTCGGCTCCCATCGTGGCTGCTGCCGCCAAGACGCGCAACCCTGTTCGCCAGGCGTTGGTGTCGAGTACGGGCACGTTTTGGGATACCGTGGTTATCTGTGCCCTCACAGGACTGGTACTTGTCAGTAGCATCCTGGCCTATCCAGACATCAGCTATGCCGATGGCGCTGCCCTCACCAAGGTGGCGTTCTCGAAGATTCCCTATGTGGGTGCACCACTGCTCACCTTTGGCATCCTCACCTTCGCCTTCAGCACCATCCTGGGCTGGAGCTATTATGGTGAGAGTGCTGTGAACTATATCGAGGCACGACGTGCCAACCGCTTCTACCGTATTCTTTATATTGTGGCGCTGTTCTTTGGCTCCATCATCAGTCTTGACATCATCTGGAACATCGCCGACACCATGAATGCCTTCATGGCTATTCCTAACCTCATCGCCCTGCTGCTGCTTAGTGGCGTGGCTGCAAGAGAGACTAAAAAATATCTTTGGGGCAATCGGTTGGATGAGGAAATGGAGGAGTAA
- a CDS encoding ABC transporter permease codes for MRYIRQALALMREERLYSAMYIAGTALAVAFVMLIAEVYYIKMADIAPEVNRSKTYYLAALGIGKDAAKSAMHEDLHLFQEMKTPEYMTAVAYTWDQRKICIKMPDNIHEMEANPKMTDPTFFSMYQFHFIEGAPYSQDDFDNHRHVVVITEDVAEHLFGKGAKAVGKTIHFCHTDYRVCGVVQTPSALLEVCSADIWVPYSAEGLTEEIGLYSLVEVPIQIYFSVPANQREAFKKEIKKVEARYNSMHPDDTVDMTTFLISHYESVWQTLCNVFDTEPDNIFCFLLPSILLLLFVPALNLSGMVASRMDRRLPEMAIRKAFGAKRLTLLGQVITENLILTLIGGTLGLSLAWTALYAWRDWVFHVFAGYNYFFDYSGVPIIRGEMLFGPTIFLISLLVCGLLNVLAATLPAWISLRKPIVESMGLKK; via the coding sequence ATGAGATATATCAGACAGGCTCTCGCCCTGATGCGCGAGGAACGACTTTACTCAGCCATGTACATCGCTGGCACGGCACTGGCCGTGGCCTTCGTGATGCTCATCGCAGAGGTGTATTACATCAAAATGGCCGACATTGCGCCAGAGGTGAACCGAAGTAAAACGTATTATCTGGCCGCACTTGGCATTGGAAAAGATGCAGCAAAAAGCGCAATGCACGAGGACCTTCACCTATTTCAGGAGATGAAGACCCCAGAATACATGACTGCTGTGGCCTATACGTGGGATCAAAGGAAAATATGTATCAAGATGCCCGACAACATCCATGAAATGGAAGCCAATCCAAAAATGACCGACCCCACCTTCTTCAGTATGTATCAATTCCACTTCATTGAGGGAGCCCCGTATTCACAGGATGACTTTGACAATCATCGCCACGTGGTAGTCATTACCGAGGACGTAGCAGAACATCTCTTCGGAAAGGGAGCAAAGGCCGTAGGGAAGACCATCCATTTCTGTCATACGGACTATCGTGTCTGTGGCGTGGTGCAGACACCAAGTGCTCTATTGGAGGTCTGTTCTGCCGATATTTGGGTGCCCTACTCGGCCGAAGGTCTTACAGAAGAAATTGGTTTATATTCTCTTGTGGAAGTACCCATACAAATATATTTCAGTGTGCCAGCCAATCAGCGCGAGGCTTTCAAAAAAGAGATAAAAAAAGTTGAGGCACGCTACAACTCCATGCATCCAGACGATACTGTTGACATGACAACATTCCTGATTTCTCATTACGAATCTGTATGGCAAACTCTCTGCAATGTTTTTGACACCGAGCCCGATAACATTTTCTGTTTTCTGTTGCCATCCATCCTCCTCCTACTGTTCGTACCCGCCCTCAATCTCAGTGGCATGGTGGCCAGCCGCATGGATCGCAGACTACCCGAGATGGCCATTCGAAAGGCTTTTGGCGCCAAGCGCCTAACGCTACTTGGCCAGGTTATTACAGAGAATCTGATACTGACGCTCATCGGTGGCACCCTCGGCCTCTCTCTGGCATGGACGGCTCTCTATGCTTGGCGTGACTGGGTCTTCCATGTGTTTGCTGGCTATAACTATTTCTTCGACTACAGCGGTGTGCCTATCATCCGAGGCGAGATGCTCTTTGGTCCTACCATTTTCCTCATCTCGCTGCTGGTGTGTGGTCTGCTCAATGTATTGGCTGCCACCCTGCCTGCTTGGATCAGCCTGAGAAAGCCGATTGTTGAATCAATGGGACTGAAAAAATAA
- a CDS encoding ABC transporter permease, whose translation MKHIKNIFSRKSSIWLALELILVTIACWWAFDPLLVTSYVTHMPLGYDTDRLVQLNVASNIPVKEAFQNTNLFRDEETQLVEKLEEMEDVEMAYLAYDKPIGNGSMNLGHYFSTKLREDSIYAHVYGFMPDSKMFEVYGIQSLTPEVPTSELSHDCEWEKSIIITRSLAMYLFGTIDVAGRTITSYTTFYNEKIWDYQKGNVDYKVRAVVEDIKSYISDRDYTNVFICKGSPSVNIPIIVRLREGINADKFIQSHQQQVDYELVTKHCYVRNMKSLKELNQQEFEHTYGRSTRRFMLIAAFFALNLALGVFGTLLMYTRQRREEAGVRRAFGATRWSVFWNFISEAWLLTTISVVAGCAIYFQFATTHGLFSYFLGTNSASHYWFDDFGTHFLVVSVIVYLVLLCAVLIATAIPAWRICRSEITVALKDE comes from the coding sequence ATGAAACACATAAAGAATATTTTCAGCCGTAAGTCCTCCATCTGGCTGGCTCTCGAACTCATCCTTGTCACCATCGCCTGTTGGTGGGCGTTCGATCCCTTACTGGTCACCTCTTATGTCACTCATATGCCCTTGGGCTATGATACCGACAGATTGGTGCAACTAAATGTAGCTAGCAACATCCCTGTAAAAGAGGCTTTCCAAAACACAAATCTATTTAGAGATGAAGAGACGCAACTAGTTGAGAAACTAGAGGAGATGGAGGATGTGGAAATGGCCTATCTGGCTTACGACAAGCCTATCGGAAACGGTTCTATGAATCTTGGCCATTATTTCTCCACCAAACTTCGTGAAGACTCTATTTATGCTCATGTATATGGGTTCATGCCAGACTCCAAGATGTTTGAGGTCTATGGCATTCAGTCACTCACACCCGAGGTGCCCACTAGCGAACTGTCACACGACTGTGAATGGGAAAAAAGTATCATCATCACTCGTTCGCTCGCCATGTACCTTTTTGGCACCATTGATGTGGCTGGACGCACAATAACCAGTTATACCACGTTTTACAACGAAAAAATATGGGACTATCAAAAGGGAAATGTGGATTACAAAGTCCGTGCGGTAGTAGAGGATATCAAATCATATATATCCGACCGCGACTATACCAACGTATTCATCTGTAAGGGATCACCAAGCGTCAACATCCCCATCATCGTCCGACTGCGTGAGGGAATCAATGCCGATAAGTTTATCCAGTCGCATCAACAGCAGGTGGATTACGAGTTAGTGACAAAGCATTGCTATGTGCGCAACATGAAAAGTCTCAAGGAATTAAATCAGCAGGAATTCGAGCACACCTATGGCCGTTCGACACGCCGTTTTATGCTCATCGCTGCATTTTTTGCCCTCAATCTCGCCCTTGGCGTCTTCGGCACATTGCTCATGTACACACGTCAACGTCGCGAGGAGGCTGGCGTGCGCCGTGCCTTTGGTGCCACAAGGTGGAGCGTCTTCTGGAACTTTATCAGCGAGGCATGGCTGCTCACCACCATCAGCGTTGTTGCTGGCTGTGCCATCTACTTCCAGTTTGCCACCACCCACGGACTTTTCAGTTATTTCTTAGGCACTAACAGCGCCTCGCACTATTGGTTCGACGACTTCGGCACCCACTTCCTCGTGGTCTCTGTCATCGTCTACCTCGTCCTGCTGTGTGCCGTGCTCATCGCCACTGCCATTCCTGCATGGCGCATCTGCCGAAGTGAAATCACTGTAGCCTTAAAAGATGAATAA
- a CDS encoding ABC transporter permease produces MNNMRYFRQALAMMREEKLFSGIYIVGTALAIAFTMVMAVVYYIKLAPVYPEANRARTIYFEGLRIEAENEGMGQTGFSTKAFEEWFQNSENIEYCSPTLLAAGTGKTEGRCHSFVVRGKDDFLEVVRNEVSADFFRIYEYDFLSGRPFTNKEVEDKEEVCVISDALAERLFGKGVDAVGRMVELENGGDNLRVVGVIRGCSQLTPDSYADVLMPYTQFEFYSGSPYSGTYSVVATVKDDAHLQALKQELDDVAARIEQAHPEALNNFSFGEGVKKKLVLTRHMETHPMHVLRTENRDGTFDMVTNWQLVKHYASILFVLLFVPALNLCGVVAGRMERRRAEMAVRKTFGARRSTLLNQVVIENLVLTTIGGIIGLVLSWLAIYGLRAEILGMFFDNSTLSSAPIVEGEMLFAPLLFIGAFAAIMVLSLLAAVVPAWWSLRKPIVESMMEKR; encoded by the coding sequence ATGAATAATATGAGATATTTCAGACAAGCTTTAGCCATGATGCGCGAAGAGAAACTCTTCTCTGGCATCTACATCGTAGGCACTGCCCTGGCCATAGCCTTTACCATGGTGATGGCGGTGGTGTACTACATCAAGTTAGCACCTGTCTATCCTGAAGCAAACAGGGCGCGTACCATTTATTTCGAGGGCCTTCGCATTGAGGCCGAGAACGAGGGTATGGGACAGACGGGATTCAGTACCAAAGCCTTTGAGGAATGGTTTCAGAACAGTGAGAACATCGAGTACTGCTCGCCTACGCTGCTGGCTGCAGGAACAGGTAAGACGGAGGGCCGATGCCACAGTTTCGTGGTGAGAGGCAAGGACGACTTCCTGGAAGTGGTTCGCAATGAGGTCAGTGCCGACTTCTTCCGTATCTATGAGTATGACTTCCTGAGTGGCCGTCCCTTCACCAACAAGGAAGTAGAGGATAAGGAAGAGGTCTGTGTGATCAGCGATGCCTTGGCCGAGCGACTCTTTGGCAAGGGCGTGGATGCCGTGGGACGGATGGTGGAGTTAGAGAACGGTGGCGACAACCTGCGTGTTGTGGGCGTGATACGAGGCTGCAGTCAGTTGACGCCCGACAGCTATGCCGATGTGTTGATGCCCTATACGCAGTTTGAATTCTACTCGGGTTCCCCCTATAGCGGCACCTATTCTGTTGTGGCCACCGTGAAGGATGATGCTCACCTGCAGGCCCTGAAACAGGAGTTGGACGATGTTGCTGCTCGTATAGAACAGGCACACCCAGAGGCGCTGAACAACTTTAGCTTTGGTGAAGGCGTGAAGAAGAAGCTGGTGCTGACCAGACACATGGAGACGCATCCGATGCACGTGTTGCGTACAGAGAATCGCGATGGTACGTTTGACATGGTCACCAACTGGCAACTCGTCAAGCACTATGCCAGCATCTTGTTCGTCCTGCTCTTTGTGCCTGCACTCAACCTCTGTGGCGTGGTGGCAGGACGCATGGAACGACGCAGGGCAGAGATGGCCGTGCGTAAGACCTTTGGCGCCCGTCGCAGTACACTGCTGAACCAGGTGGTGATAGAAAATCTGGTGCTCACAACGATAGGCGGCATCATTGGTCTTGTTCTCTCATGGCTTGCCATCTATGGCCTGAGAGCAGAGATCCTGGGCATGTTCTTCGACAACAGCACCCTTTCATCGGCTCCTATCGTGGAAGGCGAGATGCTCTTTGCCCCCCTGTTGTTTATAGGTGCCTTCGCTGCCATCATGGTCCTTAGTCTACTGGCTGCCGTGGTGCCTGCTTGGTGGAGCCTGAGAAAACCGATTGTTGAATCAATGATGGAAAAGAGATGA
- a CDS encoding ABC transporter permease, translated as MKQILNNILNANSWLFLELVIITIVAWAVFEPAVVNCYYRSLPLDYDSEQLLYAETEVNGDVFVDENGTPHDAWEMMPQRHQQMLRQLMAVEGVESAYLYTQSYGSVGYSQPTFNYCRADGDTLLLNRIGFTNDSHFFETYGLKPLTGSPSAEELSQISKSDQQVVLTRSAAISLFGTADVVGRQFSICYQPEYKVTVAGVVEDFRPSMSSTMRSIILMPEDLNHTECRYVIRLKKGLDASRFVEEHGQDLIRGGRTTFNRISRLKTFEDYLKQLELDDGRTQEVNRSLALALFFLVNLILAVIGTVWLHAKRRTEECGVCRAFGATKLRLLFNFLWKNVVLTTAAVIIGCAIYLNYAHSGIQEYDGEVYYETLYSIREVSLPADKTWVDYFWSHFLVVSAVVYLVLIVTVIIGTAIPAVKIIRTKITEALREE; from the coding sequence ATGAAACAGATACTGAACAATATCCTGAATGCCAACAGTTGGCTTTTCCTTGAACTGGTTATCATCACCATTGTGGCATGGGCCGTGTTCGAGCCTGCCGTGGTGAACTGTTACTATCGCAGTCTGCCCCTGGACTACGACAGCGAGCAACTGCTCTATGCTGAGACTGAGGTGAATGGTGATGTCTTCGTCGACGAGAACGGCACGCCACATGACGCCTGGGAGATGATGCCCCAACGCCATCAGCAGATGCTGCGCCAGCTGATGGCCGTAGAGGGCGTGGAGTCGGCCTATCTTTACACGCAGTCATACGGCTCCGTGGGCTATAGTCAGCCAACCTTTAATTATTGTCGCGCTGATGGCGATACGCTGCTGCTGAATCGTATTGGTTTCACCAACGACTCCCACTTCTTTGAGACGTATGGCCTGAAGCCCCTGACGGGCAGTCCTTCGGCAGAGGAGCTGTCGCAAATCTCCAAGAGTGATCAGCAGGTGGTGTTGACCCGTTCGGCTGCTATCTCCCTGTTTGGAACAGCCGATGTGGTGGGGCGCCAATTCAGCATCTGTTATCAGCCAGAATACAAGGTGACCGTTGCCGGCGTGGTGGAGGATTTCCGTCCGTCGATGTCATCCACGATGCGCTCAATTATCCTGATGCCTGAAGACTTAAACCATACAGAATGCCGATATGTCATCCGACTGAAAAAGGGGTTGGATGCGAGTCGCTTCGTTGAGGAGCACGGACAGGACCTGATACGTGGTGGCAGAACGACGTTTAATCGCATCAGCCGACTCAAGACCTTCGAAGATTATCTGAAGCAGTTGGAACTCGACGATGGGCGTACGCAGGAGGTGAACCGCAGTCTGGCACTGGCCCTGTTCTTCCTCGTCAACCTGATACTGGCTGTCATCGGCACGGTCTGGCTCCACGCCAAGAGGCGTACTGAGGAGTGTGGCGTTTGTCGTGCCTTTGGTGCCACGAAGTTGCGCCTGCTGTTCAACTTCCTCTGGAAGAATGTGGTGCTGACTACTGCTGCCGTCATCATCGGCTGTGCCATCTACCTGAACTATGCTCACAGTGGCATTCAAGAGTACGATGGTGAGGTGTACTACGAAACGCTCTATAGCATTAGGGAGGTATCGCTCCCAGCCGACAAGACGTGGGTGGATTACTTCTGGTCTCACTTCCTCGTGGTCTCGGCCGTTGTCTATCTCGTCTTGATTGTCACTGTTATCATTGGCACGGCCATCCCTGCCGTGAAGATTATCAGAACAAAGATTACGGAGGCATTGAGAGAAGAATAA
- a CDS encoding ABC transporter ATP-binding protein, whose protein sequence is METVIKLTGINKIYRTDEVETQALENVNLEVQKGEFLSIMGPSGCGKSTLLNIMGLLDEPTSGEIELCGTRIDPKLSDNKLAELRNKTLGFVFQSFHLIPTLNVLDNVQLPLIYRGVRSSERIKLAKEVIERVGLSHRMKHRPTQLSGGQCQRVAIARAIIGNPEILLADEPTGNLDSKMGAEIMELLHKLNREDGRTIVMVTHNEQQAAQTSRIIKFLDGRQIQ, encoded by the coding sequence ATGGAAACAGTTATTAAACTTACAGGAATCAACAAGATCTATCGTACCGACGAAGTGGAGACACAGGCGTTGGAGAATGTAAACCTCGAAGTGCAGAAGGGCGAGTTCCTCAGCATCATGGGCCCCTCAGGCTGCGGCAAGTCAACGCTGCTGAACATCATGGGACTGCTCGACGAGCCCACCAGCGGCGAGATTGAACTGTGTGGCACACGCATCGACCCCAAACTGAGCGACAATAAGTTGGCAGAACTGCGCAACAAGACGCTGGGCTTCGTGTTCCAGAGCTTCCACCTCATCCCCACACTCAACGTGCTTGACAACGTACAGCTGCCCCTTATCTATCGTGGCGTGCGCAGCAGCGAGCGCATCAAATTGGCCAAGGAGGTCATCGAGCGCGTGGGTCTCAGCCATCGCATGAAGCACCGTCCCACACAGCTCTCTGGCGGACAGTGCCAGCGTGTGGCCATCGCCCGTGCCATCATTGGCAACCCAGAGATTCTGCTGGCCGACGAGCCCACTGGTAACCTCGACTCGAAGATGGGTGCCGAGATTATGGAACTGCTCCACAAACTGAACCGTGAGGATGGTCGCACCATCGTCATGGTGACCCACAACGAGCAGCAGGCTGCCCAGACCAGTCGCATCATCAAATTCCTCGACGGACGACAGATACAGTAA